In Verrucomicrobiota bacterium JB022, a single genomic region encodes these proteins:
- a CDS encoding metallophosphoesterase → MKTKLTSLFLLLPLAASALWGYYPSDDVEQPVADGAFSVAWLTDTQYYTQPFGEIGDFLKMTDWVKRHQDGRNIQFLIHTGDITNRNQATEWSRAEACMQVLEGVMPTYMTVGNHDMGPIGKAKERDVRLFNQYFQAGDNPLTANTLGGVYEAGHLENAYYCYDYGDWKLLVLTLEFATRPAVVEWADEVIARYPDRKVILATHEFIDYNTSQITEDGRPLRSQHEAKWGWAAGYGVAEKEPIASGEDIWQQLICNHGNFILTINGHYGARDIDQDGKESGKSRYASSYRADQTPQGNYVHQILFNPQYNKDGGQGMMRLMEFQPDGETIVFRTFSPKYAMDKDEETSPYQPGEWEQFSINTRTGKREKLR, encoded by the coding sequence ATGAAGACAAAGCTGACCTCTCTCTTCTTGCTCTTGCCGCTGGCCGCCAGTGCGCTGTGGGGCTACTACCCCTCCGACGACGTGGAGCAACCCGTGGCCGACGGCGCCTTTTCCGTGGCGTGGCTGACGGATACCCAGTATTACACGCAGCCCTTTGGCGAAATCGGCGATTTCCTGAAGATGACCGATTGGGTGAAGCGCCACCAGGATGGCCGCAATATCCAATTCCTCATCCACACCGGCGACATCACCAACCGCAATCAGGCGACCGAGTGGAGCCGCGCCGAGGCCTGCATGCAGGTGCTCGAAGGTGTGATGCCGACCTACATGACGGTGGGCAACCACGACATGGGCCCCATCGGCAAGGCCAAGGAGCGCGACGTGCGCCTCTTCAACCAATACTTCCAGGCGGGTGACAATCCCTTGACCGCCAATACGCTCGGCGGCGTCTACGAGGCAGGCCATCTCGAAAACGCCTACTACTGCTACGACTACGGCGACTGGAAGCTCCTCGTGCTGACGCTCGAATTCGCCACCCGCCCGGCGGTGGTCGAGTGGGCCGACGAGGTCATTGCCCGCTACCCCGACCGCAAGGTGATCCTCGCGACGCACGAGTTCATCGACTACAACACCTCGCAGATCACCGAAGATGGTCGCCCGCTGCGCTCGCAGCACGAGGCCAAGTGGGGCTGGGCTGCCGGCTACGGCGTGGCCGAAAAGGAGCCCATCGCCTCCGGGGAAGACATCTGGCAGCAGCTCATCTGCAACCACGGTAACTTCATCCTCACGATCAACGGCCACTATGGCGCCCGCGACATCGACCAGGATGGCAAGGAGTCCGGCAAGTCCCGCTACGCCAGCTCTTACCGCGCAGACCAGACGCCGCAGGGCAACTACGTGCACCAGATCCTCTTCAACCCGCAATACAACAAGGACGGCGGGCAGGGTATGATGCGCCTGATGGAGTTCCAGCCCGACGGCGAGACGATCGTCTTCCGCACCTTCTCCCCCAAATACGCGATGGACAAGGACGAAGAGACTTCGCCCTACCAGCCCGGTGAGTGGGAGCAATTCAGCATCAACACCCGCACCGGCAAGCGCGAAAAGCTGCGCTAG
- a CDS encoding TonB-dependent receptor: MQALNYLRPHKLALWTTLGLCCATAGQAAEIRGTVYDDINDLYINGGEVRVLELDRNTFTQRGGQFVLRDIPAGTYTIQASSTGLPHTTQTVTVADAESDVTVNLTITEEQIFELEAFATTGSLVGRAKALDLQRSSQNLTNVVSADAMGQFVDRNAAEALQRQPGITVVDSQGEGKYVVIRGSDPAWNQVMIDGINVATPEENGRTTALNIISTDQLESIEVTKTWTPDQPAGSIGGTVNLVTRSALDRGERFASIEGAYGSYDLTDDDSWRYNLVYGDVFELGKEDRKLGIQISYNQSLDNRGSETLRADGWSSGVRPEVREYPNGFGLNGLRMEDYLIERDRMSFGGKIEFQLNEQHRFYASGSHNRYDDVETMQEVALNTSTGSSVAYRGSLFFNESVATRLGYDLNDPDVQTRLNLPANSAQRKLTFDEAVSLGEIAYNPENHNYDRYIAAGDIQKRFVYRETNDRIDTYQLGGKSELGSVALDYKIYNSEAKKDWTEDSVMLDSPEVSFITQLDPNDGYSPTMVTNNTINPLLDPTFFALNRNSGNIQFNQWDSSDRRKGAELNADWEFDALGLQHTASIGGAMDLRDKSYERNYVRYSDVNTDPIPQLTLQDEYFMGEPNYKFLSNHHVSYDFGPRFDVDKTLNFLHHIPDSITLSQEQNDITYNITDAVLKNYAAEEDISALYLMHNIKFRKWDFLAGVRWEQTDNTFQNSVIQTRDEETNQFISPVLWARRGVDGVSKWVTNKRSYDHVLPALHIRRNIGEDWVTRFSVTKSISRPEFTDLVPLERISVSGSRFGNTLWLPNWDLEPMEATNYDLSIERYLRGVGLFAVNVFYKDLNGVIYQESRSEVPSSDPLVADASLKYISNPGSVNSLTWNTRQQANSGAGKLFGAEFTFDRKFTFLPGPLDGLGMNANMTLVDSEVELLLEERYKDKVPLFKQADQSGNFSLYYEKFGLLVRLSYVWRTEYLEDVQAGDQDIKNLGKVGLSSQAFDVYADDFERIDLLVRYRINHQFNVFVEGINLTDEPLRFYKGDASRLESIRYTGPAWFAGISWRL, translated from the coding sequence ATGCAAGCTTTGAACTATCTGCGCCCGCATAAACTGGCTCTCTGGACCACCCTCGGCCTCTGCTGCGCCACCGCCGGCCAGGCGGCCGAAATCCGCGGCACCGTCTACGACGACATCAACGACCTCTACATCAACGGTGGTGAGGTGCGCGTGCTCGAGCTCGACCGCAACACCTTTACCCAACGTGGGGGCCAATTTGTGCTGCGCGACATTCCCGCCGGCACCTACACCATCCAGGCATCGTCCACCGGCCTGCCCCACACCACCCAGACGGTAACGGTGGCCGACGCCGAGAGCGATGTTACGGTCAACCTCACCATCACCGAAGAGCAGATCTTCGAGCTGGAAGCCTTTGCCACCACCGGCTCGCTCGTGGGTCGTGCCAAGGCACTGGACCTCCAGCGCTCGTCGCAAAACCTCACCAACGTCGTCTCGGCCGACGCGATGGGCCAGTTTGTGGACCGCAACGCCGCCGAAGCCCTGCAGCGCCAGCCCGGCATCACCGTGGTCGACAGCCAGGGCGAGGGTAAATACGTGGTCATCCGCGGCTCCGACCCAGCCTGGAACCAGGTGATGATCGACGGCATCAACGTCGCCACACCGGAGGAAAATGGCCGCACCACGGCCTTGAATATCATTTCGACCGACCAGCTCGAATCCATCGAGGTCACGAAGACCTGGACGCCCGACCAACCTGCCGGGAGCATCGGCGGCACCGTCAACCTCGTGACACGGAGCGCGCTGGACCGGGGCGAGCGTTTTGCCTCGATCGAAGGCGCTTACGGCAGCTACGACCTGACGGACGACGACAGCTGGCGCTACAACCTCGTCTACGGCGACGTGTTCGAGCTGGGCAAGGAAGACCGCAAGCTGGGTATCCAGATCTCCTACAACCAGTCTCTCGACAACCGGGGTAGCGAGACCCTGCGGGCCGACGGCTGGAGCAGTGGCGTACGCCCAGAGGTGCGCGAATACCCAAACGGTTTTGGCCTCAATGGCCTACGGATGGAAGATTACCTGATCGAGCGCGACCGAATGTCGTTTGGCGGCAAGATCGAGTTTCAGCTTAACGAACAACATCGTTTCTATGCCTCAGGCTCCCATAACCGCTATGACGATGTCGAAACGATGCAGGAAGTCGCGCTCAATACGAGCACCGGCTCATCAGTCGCCTACCGCGGTTCACTCTTCTTCAACGAATCGGTCGCGACCCGCCTCGGCTACGACCTGAACGATCCTGACGTCCAAACCCGGCTCAACCTGCCGGCCAACAGCGCTCAGCGCAAGCTGACCTTCGATGAGGCAGTGAGCCTCGGTGAAATCGCGTATAATCCGGAGAACCACAACTACGATCGTTATATCGCGGCGGGGGACATCCAGAAGCGCTTCGTATACCGCGAGACAAACGACCGTATCGATACCTACCAGCTTGGCGGCAAAAGCGAGCTGGGTTCCGTCGCCCTCGACTATAAAATCTACAATTCCGAAGCGAAAAAGGACTGGACGGAAGACAGTGTGATGCTCGACTCGCCCGAAGTGTCGTTCATCACTCAGCTTGACCCGAACGACGGTTATTCCCCCACGATGGTGACCAACAACACCATCAATCCGCTGCTCGACCCGACTTTCTTCGCACTCAACCGCAACAGCGGTAACATTCAATTCAACCAGTGGGACAGCTCGGACCGCCGCAAAGGAGCTGAGCTGAACGCCGATTGGGAATTCGACGCTTTAGGGCTCCAGCACACGGCCTCTATCGGGGGAGCGATGGATCTGCGCGACAAGTCCTATGAGCGCAACTACGTCCGCTACAGTGATGTCAATACAGACCCCATCCCTCAGCTGACGCTGCAGGATGAGTATTTCATGGGCGAACCGAACTACAAGTTCCTTAGCAACCATCATGTTAGCTACGACTTCGGCCCGCGTTTCGACGTCGATAAGACGCTCAATTTTCTGCACCACATTCCGGACTCCATCACGCTCTCCCAAGAGCAAAACGACATTACCTATAATATCACCGACGCAGTCCTGAAGAACTACGCGGCAGAGGAAGACATCTCCGCACTCTACTTGATGCACAACATCAAGTTCAGAAAGTGGGATTTCCTTGCCGGCGTGCGCTGGGAGCAGACCGACAATACCTTCCAGAACAGCGTCATTCAGACTCGGGATGAGGAGACCAATCAATTTATCTCCCCGGTGCTCTGGGCTCGAAGAGGCGTTGATGGCGTGAGCAAGTGGGTGACCAACAAGCGCAGCTATGACCACGTGCTCCCCGCGCTGCACATTCGCCGTAACATCGGAGAAGACTGGGTAACCCGATTCTCCGTCACCAAGTCGATCTCTCGCCCCGAGTTCACTGACTTGGTCCCGCTGGAGCGGATCAGCGTCAGTGGCTCTCGTTTTGGCAATACGCTTTGGCTGCCAAACTGGGATTTGGAGCCGATGGAGGCTACGAATTACGACCTGAGCATCGAGCGCTACCTGCGCGGAGTAGGTCTCTTCGCGGTGAACGTATTTTACAAGGATCTCAATGGAGTGATCTATCAGGAATCGCGCTCGGAAGTGCCTTCCAGCGATCCTCTCGTAGCCGACGCTTCCTTGAAGTACATCTCCAACCCTGGGTCGGTAAACTCTCTTACCTGGAATACCCGCCAGCAAGCCAACTCAGGGGCAGGCAAACTTTTCGGTGCCGAGTTTACCTTCGATCGCAAGTTTACCTTCCTGCCGGGCCCTCTCGATGGCCTCGGTATGAACGCCAACATGACTTTGGTAGATTCCGAAGTCGAGCTGCTGCTGGAAGAGCGCTACAAGGACAAGGTCCCTCTCTTCAAGCAGGCAGACCAGAGCGGCAACTTCTCTCTTTATTACGAGAAATTTGGACTGCTCGTGCGCCTGAGCTACGTCTGGCGAACCGAATACCTCGAAGACGTTCAGGCTGGTGACCAAGACATCAAGAATCTCGGTAAGGTTGGCCTCTCCAGTCAGGCATTTGACGTCTACGCCGACGATTTCGAGCGGATCGACCTGCTGGTGCGCTACCGCATCAACCACCAGTTCAACGTCTTCGTGGAAGGCATCAACCTGACCGACGAGCCGCTGCGCTTTTACAAGGGCGACGCCTCGCGCCTCGAATCCATCCGATACACCGGCCCTGCCTGGTTTGCTGGCATCAGCTGGCGTCTCTAG